TACAGATTTTCAGCAGCTTCAAAGAGAGACCCAGATATTTGAGGACAGTGGTGCATCAtagtcagaaaaaaaacaatgctgttTTTAAGCCACAAATTAACGATGTGTGCTCATGAATGCCATTTTCACTTGTATGATATAACACCCATATTTCCATATATTGCATTAATCACTCAGTACAGAAAGATCCAACGAACAAGAGCAAGACCTAAGAACAGAAAACTGCGTATGagatctttttcctttttatcatCAACTTTTTTCTGTCTCAACCAAGACAATGCACATGCAAACAAGTCATAATCATATTACGTTTCCCCTGTTACACAACAATTATATTagatatacataatatataaaaatgcaCCACATTGGAAGGTTTTTAGACCTTTAAAGTTAGAAATCTACTCACTCAGACTTGTGTGCACCTCACACTCCTGTCAGGTGAAATGCTGCACGAGCCTATAATTCCAACTCCATAACTGGACGCGTGAGCCCTGAAGGCAGCCGGATttcacacacataaaaatgCCCATTCACTGAGACGGCTGGGCTCCTAAACTCTCCTTCCCACCTGCTCTGTACTGTTGAAGTTGTAAATTGGCACGCAATAAGGTTAATGAAAGTATGTgaactctctctcacacattgAGTGGGTCGTGTCAGGCTGAAAACCATGAGTGTAAACTGCCACAATAGCCCcattatctctctctctctctctctcccactcgctttgcaccacacacacaagtgcTTACACACAATCCagcaaacatttttgtttctcattaCCAGAGCTAGCGATGAACATCTTCTTGTCTGTGGGAGGATTCAGTCCAAAGATTAGAAACACAGCAGACGAGGCTTCTTCCCAAGTGTTCATGAAAAAGAGTCTCTCTCCTAGAGGATGGAAATATGCTGTCAGCTCTCCCCTGCTGTTGGGACGGTTTCAAAGTGAAACAGTCAGTGCCTCCACACACACGTTTCTGCCCTCTGTCCGGCCCTTTTTCCTCTACCCACTCATCATTTAATTTTCCCATTTTTTCTTGAATTGCCCTGTGATTCCCACAAGctaggtttgtttttttctcagatgTACACTTTACCTAATAAAAAggcccttttttatttgaatcttaATTTGCCCCCTTTTTTTCAGATGTACAGACTTTACCCAGTAAAACTCTAATTCCTTAACTACCTCCAGGGAATCATTTTTTGTTCCTTTCATTAGAGCATTAACTTTAATTAAGATAACACGGAAAAAGAGACAGGATGAGATCACTTCAGCCTCATGAACGGATAGATTGAGAGGTGCTCATGTGACTGACTTTCTCTCAGGTCAACAATATCTGTCACTTTACAGATCACTTCCTGCCTTAAAttacacatatactgtaaaacCACGGAAAAAGCAGAGGATAACCAAAGAAACCTCTgcatatctgtttgttttccacaaacAGCTGAGAGCAAAAGGTTCATTTAGAGCCTTTGACAGAGTGCCAATCAGGAAATTATAGTTATCacatccagagttattttcctCCTACGCTGGAATTTGTAGCCCGGCTGCCGGTGTTGGACACGTTGTCAAGGCCTGAGTGATTGGTTCAGCCTGTCCTGGGCTCAGATCAAACTCGGTGGGTCATGCTGCTTTTGCCAGTAATAAAACAGTGGAAGCAGATGGAAATATCTGCAGGCTCTCCTCCTTTGGTTTTAGGTGGATGTGTCTGAAAGGTAATGACTAAAACAAGCAATTCCAACCACAGATGACATTAAAATAACCACTACTCAGAATAACCAAATCCCAAACACAGAATTATCAAGTGTGGCTGCTGAGAGGAGTAATGGATCCTAAAGATGGTCAAAAATCTCACTATTTTACTGTCACTGCTTTCATGTCAAGCAGAGAACATCTTTAATTGCCTGGTATTattgtgagtgtgcatgtgttgaaTATCTGTTGGAACAATAAGAGCAGTGAGCTGTCTTCAATTGTTGttaaatggaaacacacatGGGCATTGACACGTCACATAGCAGAGATTTTCAGGCATGAGACCGTTGACCCCTGGTGGCAAAACCAGTGAAGTTCACCCCCAACATGACAGATTTGACATGTCTGATTGGATTAACTAATGTGCAACTCTTGGACGTGTGGATCTAACAGTTAAAGTTATAtagtaatttatattttattgtttgaagTGGAACTTAAATGCTTCTTAAACCCTTCCCATACAGAACTATTTGTGCTTAAATTAGGATTTAGTGTTCAATATCTATCCTAAAGGTTGGATTTAGGATTATATTAGGGAAAAGTAACTCACAATAACGCCACGTGTACTATAGCAGATGTCACTGGGCTCCTGCTTGTAAACGAGCAGCGGATGTTTGCATATTCAGTTGGAAATAAGGAAACACCTGCAGCTGCGAGCAGAAAGAGCCGTTACTGGTGTAAGCACAGATGCACAAACTCTATACATGACATATTTAGCTGAGGACATCTGTTTACCAAATAAAGTGTCCAAATTCTAGAAATGGATTtagatttaaacacacatgcagctgTCCCGTTTCCTGAGTGCTCCCAACTACAGCTAATATCAGATATATAACTTTGGTGTTTTTAATTCTAGCTGAAGGAGTCAATTACACAGCCCAGGTAACCACAGAAAgcatggtttgatgtttgacaCGTAAGATGTAGAATAGGTGTGTTTAACTGTACACACTATGGAAATCATGGATTACTCTTTGACTCAGACTTCTTACTATGCTTTTATTAAAGCATAAATTGCCCTGCAGTGTATGAAATGTAGTGCACTGGAGGGTtggttcattttaatttaataacttAAACTGAGGATATTAAACCCAGCTTCCCAAAAAGGCTCAGTCATGTTGGAATCGATCAGATGAACAGCAAACTGCAGGTTGCGCTGCAGCTTCCGGTAACGCTGCAACCCTTTGCAGTACGTTTTAGTCAAGTTTTACCATCGTGTTTCCTAGAGATGCGAATAACCTGCTGAACGAGCACGTGTGCATACTAAAATAGGTTGTTGAGCCATGAGTGGAAAGACCAACACTAGAAGCACGTAACTATGCATGTGGACACTGAAAGGATAGCTAGCGTTATATCAACTCACTGGCTAACGGTTAACTTTCTGTCAGTTAGCAGGATGCATCTGTTAGCAGCTAACACCAGTTAGTCTAACTTTGAAACACAACAGTGCCAACCACTTtaacaaaacaatcatttattaaataaaatgcggaaagaaaaacatgtttgcaaCAATCGCTCTCTCGTTGAAGAGTGGGTGGCCCTTAAAAGGGCCGTTGGGGTAAAAGTTATTAGCCAGAAAGCTAATACTCCTGGGACTGGGATGAGGCCTTCTTTCCCGCCTTGCCGGAGCTCGGTGCAGCCGCACCGGTCTTCTTGGGGAGCAGGACAGCCTGGATGTTGGGCAGGACACCGCCCTGTGCAATGGTCACACCGCCGAGCAGCTTATTCAGCTCCTCGTCGTTGCGGACAGCCAGCTGGAGGTGACGGGGGATGATGCGGGTCTTCTTGTTGTCTCTAGCGGCGTTGCCAGCCAGCTCCAGGATCTCGGCGGTGAGATACTCCAGCACAGCGGCCAGGTACACGGGGGCTCCGGCGCCGACTCTCTCAGCATAGTTTCCCTTGCGGAGGAGTCGGTGGACACGGCCTACGGGAAACTGCAGACCCGCACGGGAGCTTCGGGTCTTGGCCTTAGCCCGGGTCTTTCCTCCAGTTTTCCCTCTTCCAGACATTGTTGTTTGTTGCGTTTATCCTCGGCGAGATTATACTGCAATCGTACGTTTCACAAGTGATGTGGAAGAAATTCGGACAACCTGGATATAAACCCCAAGCTTTGTCCCGCCTTAGGAAGTGATTGGCATTCGGACTAAAAATAGTCAAGTATGATTGGCTGTGAGAGGTCAGAAGGCACCGGAAGTCAATGACGATTGGCGTATCCTTTCTGATGTCAAACCAATCACGGGGAGGTCTGTAGTTGAAGCTCAAGCGATTGGCTGTTGTTTTCCCTGCTTGTTGTGAGTGGGTGCTTGTGTAAAGAGGCGGATAAGGAAGACCAATCGGATATCTTCCCTCCTGCTTCAAGTTTTTTGGCGCTTTAACGAATGCTGCAGTAAAAGTCAAGCAAGTCTTTTTCACGAGTTTAGGTGGCATGAGAAAAATGAACACCTGGAAAGGCTCATAGTCATCGGCAGAGCTAAAATCAGCAGCATGTTTTAtgacattgcatttttttatttaaagtagcTCTACACCActacattttgtattgtatttatgcCAAAAATAGccttaacattaaaaaaacaaagcatttgacACCTGATGAAAATAGAATACATTCAGAAGACATTTTATGaggctttaaaaataatttatttgcaataaattaaacatttcaaatattacaaCAGAAATCAAACATATCTTAAATTTTGCAGCTGCTTCATGTTAAACATTCCAGCCATAAATAATGTGCCTTCAGACAATAAAATAGCTTTGTTcgtttattcagtgtttttgaattggttgttgttttgtaaaCTATATGGTTAGTTAGACAGCAGTGGCTTAGGAGTTACCCTTTTTTATCTAATATTTTATTGGTGCAAATAACCCTGATTTGGTTGCTCTGAAGTCCCATAATTAATGCACTTTTATCAGACAAAATATATGGCCGAATacgtatttacatttttacacgcTGGTTTGGATTATGTTCGCCTTTGGGTGCAGGTTTTCTTATGTCTAGTTGCTAGAAGTTTTCTAGCCCTGAGTATGTCCACTCTACCCGTCCGCCTGTCGTAAACAATCAAAACCGTCTTGCTGAAACCTTTCCAGAAACCTTTTCTTAGACTAAGCTGAAGAACCGTTGCAGGTTTGTCGCTGATTTGAGACtgacatgtatttaaaatgaaagactATGATAATCCTTCTGAatttataatacaaaatgtgttgttatgaTTATTTACCCCATGTGAGAAATTTtgcacaatatacagtatgcaatCTTGCTGCAAAGTAATGAGCATTATTGCAATGATGAAATGTCCACATCAACTGAATTCACTGTAATATACTTGACTTAATCTGAGTTTACAGTAGCCGCAAGGAGAGAAATACCTGAACATATATTATTTACTGACAGAATTTATATCAAACTTATTGCCCTGCTTGAGTCTGCTCGAGAACCTTGCTTCAGCAAACTGAAAAGTTTCATGTTCCACAGAAAGTATCTCTTTataaacaaaaagtacaataaataaatgatcttttCTTATGACATACAACATTGAACAACCTtttaaaaccaatgttaaaGCAATTATGAATTGACTTACTAGATTATGACCGTTATTTTACTGAAACGATGGGCTTAAAACTACCGTTGCttggaaaaacacagaaatggcTTTATTTTACAGTGTTAAGAAACTACgatgacttttatttttggggggtaAAATAAATAGTACTTGTTTCATGAGAACCACATAATGAATGACTGTTATACATCCAGGGAATTTTACACGTGCTGATAGAAAAAAACAGTCTCAAGTGCAACCAAATGCATCATatcaataaatattttaagaGCATTTCCAGCATCGGTCACAATCAAACACTTCTGCAATAGTTTGTGTTCAAACAGACACAAGATATTCATTGTGACTTCTCCTTCATCAAGCAGCAGACTTCTcctcaaaagaaaatgaattcagAATCACATTTAAACATCAGTGGTGTGAGGCCTTCTGTCCTGAAGGGTGCAATCATTTCTCTCCACAGGAAAGTCCTCCCAGAGGTATCCTCTTTTCAAGACGTACAGGTGACAACCCACCAGGGGTGTTCAGTCTGTCAAAAACAGGTCGATGATCAGTTATCCAGTGAGCTCGCTCCTCCATTGGTAGCTTTGCCTTTTGATTTGCCCGACGAGCGGAAAGAGAAGCGTTTTATCAGACGCCGAGAGAAGCTGCCAGACTTTTTACGGTCGATAGTTGCAGCGGCAGCAAAGTTATTGCCCATGTTGGAGATGTCTTCGTGGGATTGGCTGAGGCTGGACTCCTTCTCTCTATGTCGTCTGCGGAACAACAGCTTCGTCCCACTTTGTAGAAAGCCCACTAAAGGAAGCAGACAGGTTTGTCAATGTATTTAACCTTTAAACACAATATTCGGGCAATAGAGAAAAACACTAAGCACTCGCATATCTTCTAgtttaataaatgaatggaaatgaGATGAGAGTATTAACACAGATCCACTTAACACCACTTTGGTCTGGCTGTGTTCATTCTGCAGCACAGCCTCCAGGGGGCAGCAGAGGGTGTGATGCTGTGTGGCTTTTAAATCTGTCATAGCACAATTTAAGTTTTGATCTGATGTGGTGGCTATAATCGATCTCTTTGCACATGGAATAAACTGTACTATGTAATaaaggatcaaataaaaaaatacatacattgaCAGAAATAGTCAAAATCTCTTGAAATGATGCTCCAACATGTCCAAAAACATCATTTCAATAGCTAAAACGTTACCTTTATGGTCCTTGAGGCTGCAGGTCTCCAAGGCACCAGCCGAACCGGTGTCCGATTCCACATCGTCCACAGAGGGGCGCTCCGACACATCGGAAGGTGTGGTTTCATCTGCGTCCTGGTTGTGCCCCGCATGGTTGCCATGCATCGCTGCGTCCATGGCTGCAGCGTAGCCGCTCGATAACGCACAGTCATCTTCTGAGAGCGGTACCTGCTGAGTGTTGGATATTGACTCAAATGATGCCCTTTTAGAAATGtggcatgaataaataatgtgtgaTAGGAGTGAGGGAAGTGTGTCACTGATTGTTGGACCTGAAACCTGCTTATCGTGAATACTTGAATTATATCATGGACCTTTTTACACTTTCAAAATCACGACACATTCCAGGGAATTTTGTGTCAAGGATAGCCTCTTCCCCTGAATAGGTTTCTGCAGcctttcaggaaaaaaacaaattcaggtCAGAGGACTCTAATTCCCCTATAATGTGGACCAATGGGGGGGCTAGGGCTGTGGGCTAAATTTAGATCAAACTCATTTTGCCTCGCTCCATGTCATTGTATTTCACATTCCTTAAAGGTAGGTCTTGCAAACCTTGTCAATGACTCGTTTACTGAAGAGAAGTTAAATCCTCTAGAAATAATACCAAGTTGATATATGTTCACAAAAgtgcactgtttttatttttccattaatTGCACTTCAACAAGCCACTAAATGTGACACAGTCTCCATTCTCTGACCTTGGACACGCCCGAGATGATCAGCGTGCTCCTCTTCGTTGGCGTCTTCCGTGCTACTTTGGCGGCGGACTCCGTCAGCTGCCGAATGGCCGTCTCTGCAACAGGATCCAGGCCATTAGACAGGCGGCTGCTCTCTGAGCAACAAAAGCACACATATGTAAATCAGCACTATACTCATACACTGCGAGATAGAGTTTCTCAAAAATGGGGGAGCATTATTAAACGGAATGATGTTCCTTTTTTGTGTCTGAGAAAATACGTAGGTACACTTGtcaaatgttgtcttttatgTCTTTCCGACATTTCTGCAGCAGGCTTTGTAAAGCAAgtcctttctctgtgttgtgGAACTACATTCAGGTTTTGGAACAGGAGTACTTGTCAGAGAGAGCATGATGTGTGCTGTGAAGTGCATTCCTCTCATCTCCTGTTTCACTGCAGCTTGCTGCTTATCGTACTTTGCATTGTTATGTAAAACAGTGTCAGTCCTTTCTGAAACTCACTGCTGAGGTTGGGGCTGGCGCTGCTGCTCCTGCCGTCTGTCAGGATGGTGGGTTTCTTCTCCGTCACCTCCACCTTAGACGGCGAGCGCAAAGGGGATTCACCTGAAAAGCATCGCAGCTTTGTCATCTCAAATGTTTCTCAACTTTATCGGATAGCTTCTTGTACAACTATTCCAGCACACTCTACCTACCTGGACTGCGGTCCAGTTTTAGCCGAGACTGGACGGTGGTGACCGTGGTTACGATGGTTCCATCCGGCATGATGGTTCGGTCCACGTCGACTTTCTTGCTCGGGGTGAGGGAGGAACGAAGTGGCAAAGCATTGTTGGGGCTGCGTAGCTCTACTGTTTCCACATAAGCCAGctagagaggagaaaaaaaacacttgaatttgCTGATAAAGTGTATAGTGCGGATGGGCACTCTATTAAAGAAGTCGGCACTTGATTCAAATTGACATTTGGACCTGCAGGGAACATTTTAGAGGAGTAATCAGTTTAGGTTTAACAGGTTGCAGGAGACGCGCAGGACAACAGAAATGTAATCCTGCAGGGAAGAAGCAGAGGTTATCTTTGGAGAAATATGTACATTtcaggaaggaaaaaaaggcaacaagTTCAAACGGTGAAAAGAGATGTGAGACAGCTCTCACATTAACGACAATGGACTTTGTATCAGCTGTTACACAACACTCCCTCTCCCTTTGTGTTGAAGCTTTGTTTCATCCCGGCTCACTTGATGTTAGATAATAAAAGTGTGATGTAACTGTACACTTCAAAAGCTGGAGAATGGTTTTGAAAGAGCTTTTCCATAATTCGACAGAAGTGCCCTGCATCTTGTCCCTCACCTCTGCTGTGATGGTGGCGTTCGGAGCCAAGCCGTGTCCGGGGCTGATGGACAGCGTGTGTTGTCCAGCGGGAGCTTTACACCGGAGGTCCA
This Eleginops maclovinus isolate JMC-PN-2008 ecotype Puerto Natales chromosome 11, JC_Emac_rtc_rv5, whole genome shotgun sequence DNA region includes the following protein-coding sequences:
- the LOC134872059 gene encoding histone H2AX, coding for MSGRGKTGGKTRAKAKTRSSRAGLQFPVGRVHRLLRKGNYAERVGAGAPVYLAAVLEYLTAEILELAGNAARDNKKTRIIPRHLQLAVRNDEELNKLLGGVTIAQGGVLPNIQAVLLPKKTGAAAPSSGKAGKKASSQSQEY